One window from the genome of Paraclostridium sordellii encodes:
- the brnQ gene encoding branched-chain amino acid transport system II carrier protein has product MKKQYLDTLVIGFALFAMFFGAGNLIFPPYLGVVSGEYWLLGFCGFVLADVGLALLAILAAAKCDGDISRVLSRSGKTLSKILATAIMICLGPLLAIPRTGATTFEMGIEPIFNGFSPVLFSVIFFGLTIILTIKPSKVVDIIGEYLTPALLVALVFLIIMGIVSPLGDLNQPQMIDGIFAEGIAQGYQTMDPLGAIALSAVVIISITQKGYTKESQKVKITLQAGIIAGVALFIVYGGLTYLGSTVAHQFKGINPSDINQTALIVGITEQLLGYPGKIVLALIVGLACLTTSIGLVSATAQYFTKMSNGKVKYETIVVGVCIFSALVANFGVSAIIKFASPILTVIYPATIVLVLMTLFNNKIKNDNTFKGATYVALIISILTVIDNMGVNVFFIEHLPFYKLGFNWIIPTIIGGIIGSLIKQKEKQEIN; this is encoded by the coding sequence ATGAAAAAACAATATCTAGATACTTTAGTTATAGGATTTGCCTTATTTGCTATGTTCTTTGGAGCTGGAAATTTAATATTTCCACCATATTTAGGAGTAGTATCAGGTGAATACTGGTTATTAGGTTTTTGTGGATTCGTTTTAGCAGATGTAGGATTAGCGTTACTAGCAATATTAGCTGCAGCAAAATGTGATGGGGATATAAGTAGGGTCCTATCAAGAAGTGGAAAGACACTATCTAAAATATTGGCAACAGCAATTATGATTTGTTTAGGTCCGCTATTAGCAATACCTAGAACGGGGGCTACAACATTTGAAATGGGTATAGAACCAATTTTTAATGGATTTAGTCCAGTATTATTTTCGGTAATATTCTTTGGACTGACAATTATACTTACCATAAAACCGTCTAAAGTAGTAGATATTATAGGAGAATATTTAACACCTGCATTATTAGTTGCATTGGTATTTTTAATCATAATGGGGATTGTATCTCCACTTGGAGATTTAAATCAACCACAAATGATAGATGGAATTTTTGCAGAAGGTATAGCACAAGGATACCAAACAATGGACCCCTTAGGAGCAATAGCCCTATCAGCTGTAGTAATAATCTCAATTACACAAAAGGGATATACGAAAGAGTCACAAAAAGTAAAGATAACACTTCAAGCAGGAATTATTGCAGGGGTAGCTTTATTTATAGTATATGGAGGATTAACATATTTAGGATCTACAGTTGCACATCAATTTAAAGGTATAAACCCATCAGATATAAATCAAACAGCTTTAATAGTAGGTATAACAGAACAATTATTAGGTTATCCTGGTAAAATAGTATTAGCACTAATTGTTGGGCTAGCTTGTTTGACAACATCTATAGGGCTTGTTTCAGCAACAGCTCAATATTTTACAAAGATGTCTAATGGAAAAGTAAAATATGAAACTATAGTAGTAGGAGTCTGTATATTTAGTGCATTGGTTGCAAACTTTGGAGTTAGTGCAATAATAAAATTTGCATCACCAATTTTAACAGTAATATATCCTGCTACGATTGTACTTGTATTAATGACTTTATTTAATAATAAAATTAAAAATGATAACACATTTAAAGGAGCAACATATGTAGCTTTAATCATAAGTATACTTACTGTTATAGATAACATGGGAGTTAATGTATTTTTTATAGAGCACTTACCTTTTTATAAGTTAGGTTTTAACTGGATAATACCTACTATAATAGGTGGGATAATAGGAAGTTTAATAAAGCAAAAAGAGAAACAAGAGATTAATTAG
- a CDS encoding VanZ family protein — protein sequence MKKFLNFVFCTIFIAYFLILLDTVFFFRTGDSMRSVNLIPFKSITQYVNVYDGVRHKLVDMNIWGNILMFIPFGIYLMIFLKEKSLIKGILITVLASLIIEIVQFIFALGSSDIDDIILNTIGGLIGILIYKILMFITKDSKKVKTIITILSGIVGFPVIFITIMLYVYNS from the coding sequence ATGAAAAAGTTTTTGAATTTTGTTTTTTGTACCATATTTATAGCATATTTTTTAATTTTACTAGATACTGTATTCTTTTTTAGAACTGGAGATAGTATGAGATCGGTTAATTTAATTCCTTTTAAAAGTATTACTCAGTATGTAAATGTTTATGATGGAGTTAGACACAAGTTAGTAGATATGAATATTTGGGGAAATATATTAATGTTTATTCCTTTTGGAATATATTTAATGATATTTTTAAAAGAAAAGTCTTTAATAAAAGGAATTTTAATAACTGTACTTGCTAGTTTAATTATAGAGATAGTTCAATTTATATTTGCACTTGGAAGTAGTGATATAGATGATATAATTCTTAACACAATAGGTGGTTTAATAGGTATATTAATATATAAAATATTAATGTTTATAACAAAGGATTCTAAAAAGGTTAAAACCATAATTACTATATTATCTGGAATAGTTGGATTTCCAGTAATATTTATAACTATAATGCTTTATGTTTACAATAGCTAA